One genomic region from Xyrauchen texanus isolate HMW12.3.18 chromosome 16, RBS_HiC_50CHRs, whole genome shotgun sequence encodes:
- the LOC127656951 gene encoding protein FAM149B1-like isoform X2 has protein sequence MISRYSRRTVSHSIEIRGLSRSCLDQHPLPEEVDDDNVHPSRLLHDLQEDMSSYSGSEQSSATSVRSECQTVTTDDTAQSWSGIHSYTGTGISTERSSVFSWGYDEFDKAASRQVQQMFEEIDELLYERKGETQLKGLQEECHEWASRFPHLRILGTQLVCPTDEGFQWYATPAHTPISSIGGQNKEKTDNELCVQGQRAVLCRPSEEVTHPSATPSCNHGDELPRVIEAEGLMEEYLAFDCRDLDEEWEREYINRRRRHCLPPVSPYRCRREAVLNLLFDDVWHELIGWMEELVRRHWDGFVSDDEKNSVALSPACTNSQNPFLLLSTFSTVLPPLSQSRTQQLTASMQTQSSRVPVGAAVTHHNLNDLIMIHGIPLQQRNLGSLDRITQDSEEKVSRRPGSSALSTSKPRPRRALEQSTSSLTRPPQSARRRNPPPRTLMPLTSSVMQPLTTGSMEEVVRGTRLTTASDRLSSPQMPLSRNNLLPPIGTEDTEHMHSGQHSRLMQKQRGSSSHAYSAVTDECVSLQPRDKLHLLDVFSRPNTTHTFRSDTPYRRSFIGIDNIGQGRPGRASVGIDSLGIGVTGISLGISSSSFIDSFSHHPLGHFPIEHGEEPDAKALHPLSVPARSHNRGGTTARSSRPGL, from the exons ATGATTTCAAGATATAGCCGACGGACTGTATCTCACAGCATTGAGAT CCGTGGGTTGTCCCGCAGCTGTTTGGACCAGCATCCTCTTCCAGAGGAggttgatgatgataatgtgcatCCTTCCAGACTCCTGCATGATCTACAGGAGGATATGTCCTCATACAGTGG GTCTGAGCAGTCCTCCGCTACATCTGTCAGATCAGAATGTCAGACAGTCACCACAGATGACACAGCGCAGTCCTGGTCTGGTATCCATAGTTACACTGGCACTGGCATCTCCACAGAACGCAGCTCTGTCTTCTCCTGGGGCTATGAT GAGTTTGATAAAGCTGCCTCTAGGCAGGTCCAGCAGATGTTTGAAGAGATTGATGAATTGTTGTATGAGAGGAAGGGAGAAACTCAGCTCAAAGGCCTGCAAGAAGAGTGTCATGAGTGGGCGTCGAGATTCCCTCACCTACG GATCCTTGGAACACAGCTGGTTTGTCCTACGGACGAAGGCTTCCAGTGGTATGCTACGCCTGCTCACACACCCATCTCCTCCATCGGAGgacaaaacaaagagaaaacagACAATGA GTTGTGTGTGCAGGGTCAGAGGGCTGTTTTGTGTCGGCCCTCTGAGGAGGTGACCCACCCTAGTGCCACTCCCAGCTGTAACCATGGAGATGAGTTGCCCAGGGTTATCGAAGCCGAGGGGCTGATGGAAGAATATCTCGCCTTTGACTGCCGGgactt ggATGAAGAGTGGGAACGTGAGTACATTAATAGAAGGCGGAGACACTGCCTGCCCCCTGTCTCGCCCTATCGCTGTCGTCGGGAGGCGGTGCTTAATCTGCTTTTTGATGATGTGTGGCATGAGCTTATTGGCTGGATGGAGGAGCTGGTACGCAGGCATTGGGATGGTTTTGTGTCAG ATGATGAGAAGAATTCTGTGGCCCTCAGCCCTGCATGCACTAACTCCCAGAATCCCTTTCTGCTGCTGTCCACCTTCTCAACGGTGCTTCCGCCGCTGTCGCAGAGCCGAACACAACAGCTCACCGCCAGCATGCAGACACAG TCCAGTCGAGTGCCTGTAGGGGCGGCCGTGACTCATCACAATCTCAATGACCTCATCATGATACATGGCATTCCATTGCAGCAAAGGAACCTGGGATCTCTGGACCGAATAACTCA GGACTCTGAAGAGAAAGTGTCTCGTCGTCCTGGCTCTAGTGCCCTTTCTACCAGTAAACCTCGCCCTCGCCGTGCCCTGGAGCAGAGCACCTCCTCCTTAACCCGTCCTCCTCAGTCGGCGCGGCGACGGAACCCGCCTCCTCGCACTCTGATGCCATTGACCTCCAGTGTAATGCAGCCCCTCACAACCGGGTCCATGGAAGAAGTGGTTAGAGGGACAAGATT gacaACAGCCAGCGATCGTTTGTCTTCACCTCAAATGCCTCTAAGCAGAAATAATCTCCTCCCACCTATTGGTACAGAAGACACAGAGCACATGCACTCTGGACAACACTCCCGACTTATGCAG AAACAGAGAGGCTCCTCGAGTCATGCATACAGTGCAGTGACTGATGAGTGTGTCAGTCTGCAGCCCAGAGACAAACTGCACCTGCTGGATGTGTTTTCCAGACccaacactacacacacatttaGG TCGGACACCCCTTATCGCCGTTCATTCATTGGTATAGACAACATTGGGCAGGGACGACCTGGCAGAGCATCTGTCGGCATAG ATTCTCTAGGAATTGGTGTGACTGGAATCAGTTTGGGCATCAGCAGCAGCTCTTTCATAGACTCATTTTCCCATCATCCCCTCGGCCACTTCCCCATCGAGCATGGAGAGGAGCCAGATGCAAAAGCCCTTCATCCAC TGTCTGTTCCAGCACGCTCCCACAACCGAGGCGGTACGACGGCACGCAGTAGCAGACCAgggctttaa
- the LOC127656951 gene encoding protein FAM149B1-like isoform X1, which yields MISRYSRRTVSHSIEIRGLSRSCLDQHPLPEEVDDDNVHPSRLLHDLQEDMSSYSGSEQSSATSVRSECQTVTTDDTAQSWSGIHSYTGTGISTERSSVFSWGYDEFDKAASRQVQQMFEEIDELLYERKGETQLKGLQEECHEWASRFPHLRILGTQLVCPTDEGFQWYATPAHTPISSIGGQNKEKTDNELCVQGQRAVLCRPSEEVTHPSATPSCNHGDELPRVIEAEGLMEEYLAFDCRDLDEEWEREYINRRRRHCLPPVSPYRCRREAVLNLLFDDVWHELIGWMEELVRRHWDGFVSDDEKNSVALSPACTNSQNPFLLLSTFSTVLPPLSQSRTQQLTASMQTQSSKSWGSNHKSRRKSKKQRKSSTSSRVPVGAAVTHHNLNDLIMIHGIPLQQRNLGSLDRITQDSEEKVSRRPGSSALSTSKPRPRRALEQSTSSLTRPPQSARRRNPPPRTLMPLTSSVMQPLTTGSMEEVVRGTRLTTASDRLSSPQMPLSRNNLLPPIGTEDTEHMHSGQHSRLMQKQRGSSSHAYSAVTDECVSLQPRDKLHLLDVFSRPNTTHTFRSDTPYRRSFIGIDNIGQGRPGRASVGIDSLGIGVTGISLGISSSSFIDSFSHHPLGHFPIEHGEEPDAKALHPLSVPARSHNRGGTTARSSRPGL from the exons ATGATTTCAAGATATAGCCGACGGACTGTATCTCACAGCATTGAGAT CCGTGGGTTGTCCCGCAGCTGTTTGGACCAGCATCCTCTTCCAGAGGAggttgatgatgataatgtgcatCCTTCCAGACTCCTGCATGATCTACAGGAGGATATGTCCTCATACAGTGG GTCTGAGCAGTCCTCCGCTACATCTGTCAGATCAGAATGTCAGACAGTCACCACAGATGACACAGCGCAGTCCTGGTCTGGTATCCATAGTTACACTGGCACTGGCATCTCCACAGAACGCAGCTCTGTCTTCTCCTGGGGCTATGAT GAGTTTGATAAAGCTGCCTCTAGGCAGGTCCAGCAGATGTTTGAAGAGATTGATGAATTGTTGTATGAGAGGAAGGGAGAAACTCAGCTCAAAGGCCTGCAAGAAGAGTGTCATGAGTGGGCGTCGAGATTCCCTCACCTACG GATCCTTGGAACACAGCTGGTTTGTCCTACGGACGAAGGCTTCCAGTGGTATGCTACGCCTGCTCACACACCCATCTCCTCCATCGGAGgacaaaacaaagagaaaacagACAATGA GTTGTGTGTGCAGGGTCAGAGGGCTGTTTTGTGTCGGCCCTCTGAGGAGGTGACCCACCCTAGTGCCACTCCCAGCTGTAACCATGGAGATGAGTTGCCCAGGGTTATCGAAGCCGAGGGGCTGATGGAAGAATATCTCGCCTTTGACTGCCGGgactt ggATGAAGAGTGGGAACGTGAGTACATTAATAGAAGGCGGAGACACTGCCTGCCCCCTGTCTCGCCCTATCGCTGTCGTCGGGAGGCGGTGCTTAATCTGCTTTTTGATGATGTGTGGCATGAGCTTATTGGCTGGATGGAGGAGCTGGTACGCAGGCATTGGGATGGTTTTGTGTCAG ATGATGAGAAGAATTCTGTGGCCCTCAGCCCTGCATGCACTAACTCCCAGAATCCCTTTCTGCTGCTGTCCACCTTCTCAACGGTGCTTCCGCCGCTGTCGCAGAGCCGAACACAACAGCTCACCGCCAGCATGCAGACACAG AGCTCAAAGTCATGGGGTTCAAATCACAAGTCAAGACGGAAATCCAAAAAGCAGAGAAAATCATCGACT TCCAGTCGAGTGCCTGTAGGGGCGGCCGTGACTCATCACAATCTCAATGACCTCATCATGATACATGGCATTCCATTGCAGCAAAGGAACCTGGGATCTCTGGACCGAATAACTCA GGACTCTGAAGAGAAAGTGTCTCGTCGTCCTGGCTCTAGTGCCCTTTCTACCAGTAAACCTCGCCCTCGCCGTGCCCTGGAGCAGAGCACCTCCTCCTTAACCCGTCCTCCTCAGTCGGCGCGGCGACGGAACCCGCCTCCTCGCACTCTGATGCCATTGACCTCCAGTGTAATGCAGCCCCTCACAACCGGGTCCATGGAAGAAGTGGTTAGAGGGACAAGATT gacaACAGCCAGCGATCGTTTGTCTTCACCTCAAATGCCTCTAAGCAGAAATAATCTCCTCCCACCTATTGGTACAGAAGACACAGAGCACATGCACTCTGGACAACACTCCCGACTTATGCAG AAACAGAGAGGCTCCTCGAGTCATGCATACAGTGCAGTGACTGATGAGTGTGTCAGTCTGCAGCCCAGAGACAAACTGCACCTGCTGGATGTGTTTTCCAGACccaacactacacacacatttaGG TCGGACACCCCTTATCGCCGTTCATTCATTGGTATAGACAACATTGGGCAGGGACGACCTGGCAGAGCATCTGTCGGCATAG ATTCTCTAGGAATTGGTGTGACTGGAATCAGTTTGGGCATCAGCAGCAGCTCTTTCATAGACTCATTTTCCCATCATCCCCTCGGCCACTTCCCCATCGAGCATGGAGAGGAGCCAGATGCAAAAGCCCTTCATCCAC TGTCTGTTCCAGCACGCTCCCACAACCGAGGCGGTACGACGGCACGCAGTAGCAGACCAgggctttaa
- the LOC127657127 gene encoding protein NDNF-like isoform X1, producing the protein MTLYLCFCLAMALFSGPGAILALAPENEVPLHPTTWLGENKVTPVHLPKGRTRRLYFTLKKRADLMSVTVSPCAVPIEWSLAVRTLKDKPPKKPHWSSKKSMPEVWWRGSAREVRIYSYTGNDVDTYTGPVYAPASIYILRLKSNEQNTKVSAYIHEGPGPSGAFPELPSDPKVHILGVGMTSVTLSWSPSSSVVVKDGHHGSLPYHEYCVLVNHKHNYQSLCAAREGIRKERQNVQKRERREKPGKEIVWATLKDWWWQQPDALEDHASSLWDNPEDPGCVCRDVESVCTVSDLLPETQYYFDVFVVDRVNGTNAAYTGTFARTHKEARQAVTSLREGQVKWVTLSGDASSQKGEQLFRFKPRGWQQNGLLTLHTCNGTSKVKVTISSKGQVLSSEEVGHQLAQIWLHGGPSYRLQIQALVQSSSSSSISKGDSNKSKFCLKMQASSAYHRRAAPVFPATLQIKSFNKLRTCNSITIAWMGTEERSLYCVYRRQIPPDAKDIRHSSTDRCLDPEARPANERVLCKYFQELNPRRAVTTAVIGGLDPGVVYVFDVYLMRRWGLPIKYHSKMVRTRNEC; encoded by the exons ACTTTATTTCACATTAAAGAAGAGAGCCGATTTGATGTCTGTTACTGTGAGCCCCTGCGCAGTGCCCATCGAATGGAGCTTGGCTGTTCGGACCCTAAAGGATAAACCCCCTAAGAAACCAcact GGAGCTCAAAAAAGAGCATGCCTGAGGTTTggtggagaggatctgcaagagAAGTCAGGATTTACTCTTACACCGGCAATGATGTAGACACCTACACCGGTCCCGTCTATGCACCAGCATCCATCTACATCCTGCGGCTGAAATCAAATGAGCAGAACACCAAGGTGTCTGCGTACATCCATGAAGGCCCTGGTCCCTCAGGTGCTTTCCCAGAGCTGCCATCTGACCCTAAAGTACACATTCTGGGGGTGGGCATGACCAGTGTCACTTTGAGCTGGTCTCCGAGTTCATCTGTTGTTGTTAAAGATGGTCACCATGGTAGTCTGCCATATCATGAATACTGTGTCTTAGTTAACCACAAACATAACTACCAAAGTCTTTGCGCTGCTCGTGAGGGGATCAGAAAGGAGAGACAGAACGTACagaaaagagagaggagagaaaaaccAGGCAAAGAGATTGTGTGGGCAACACTTAAAGACTGGTGGTGGCAGCAGCCAGATGCCCTTGAGGATCATGCATCCTCTTTGTGGGACAACCCTGAGGATCCTGGATGTGTGTGCAGGGATGTAGAAAGTGTGTGCACGGTATCAGACCTGCTTCCAGAGACACAATACTACTTTGATGTGTTTGTGGTGGACAGGGTTAATGGCACAAATGCAGCTTACACTGGCACCTTTGCCCGCACACACAAGGAGGCTCGGCAAGCCGTCACATCCTTACGAGAGGGTCAAGTCAAATGGGTCACCCTGAGTGGGGATGCAAGCAGTCAAAAGGGGGAGCAGTTGTTCCGGTTTAAGCCTCGTGGGTGGCAACAGAATGGACTTCTCACCCTGCACACCTGCAATGGCACTAGTAAAGTCAAGGTCACCATTTCCAGTAAAGGACAGGTTCTGTCTTCTGAGGAGGTGGGACACCAGCTGGCCCAGATATGGTTGCATGGTGGCCCATCATACCGCCTCCAGATTCAGGCATTGGTTCAAAGCTCTTCCTCATCTTCAATCTCTAAAGGTGATTCAAACAAGTCCAAATTCTGTCTCAAAATGCAAGCATCATCAGCTTACCACCGCCGAGCAGCACCAGTGTTTCCTGCCACTCTGCAAATTAAGTCTTTTAACAAGCTGCGTACCTGCAACTCCATTACGATTGCCTGGATGGGGACAGAAGAGCGAAGTCTCTATTGTGTTTATCGGAGGCAGATCCCACCTGATGCAAAAGACATCAGACACAGCTCTACGGACCGCTGCCTCGACCCAGAGGCCCGACCAGCCAATGAGAGAGTCCTCTGTAAGTATTTCCAAGAGCTTAACCCACGTCGGGCAGTCACAACAGCTGTAATTGGTGGATTAGATCCAGGGGTGGTATATGTGTTTGACGTCTATCTTATGAGACGCTGGGGACTTCCAATTAAGTACCACAGCAAGATGGTGAGAACCAGGAATGAATGTTAA
- the LOC127657254 gene encoding ribosomal protein 63, mitochondrial-like, whose translation MFLTLALFRKGIPGKQWIGKHRRPRAVTWQMKRNMVERLEQEAENEYWISRPFMTLEQERGHAAQRREWMSLQIKAARQAKFPEHKYIADQLNHLNITKNWSS comes from the coding sequence ATGTTCTTGACTTTGGCACTTTTTCGGAAGGGGATCCCAGGAAAGCAGTGGATTGGGAAGCATCGTCGGCCTCGTGCAGTCACCTGGCAGATGAAGCGGAATATGGTGGAACGCCTGGAGCAGGAAGCAGAGAATGAATACTGGATCAGCCGGCCGTTCATGACATTAGAGCAGGAGAGAGGCCATGCAGCACAGAGACGGGAGTGGATGTCACTTCAAATCAAAGCTGCACGACAAGCCAAGTTCCCTGAACACAAATACATTGCAGACCAATTGAACCACTTGAACATCACCAAGAACTGGTCCAGCTAA
- the LOC127657127 gene encoding protein NDNF-like isoform X2, with product MSVTVSPCAVPIEWSLAVRTLKDKPPKKPHWSSKKSMPEVWWRGSAREVRIYSYTGNDVDTYTGPVYAPASIYILRLKSNEQNTKVSAYIHEGPGPSGAFPELPSDPKVHILGVGMTSVTLSWSPSSSVVVKDGHHGSLPYHEYCVLVNHKHNYQSLCAAREGIRKERQNVQKRERREKPGKEIVWATLKDWWWQQPDALEDHASSLWDNPEDPGCVCRDVESVCTVSDLLPETQYYFDVFVVDRVNGTNAAYTGTFARTHKEARQAVTSLREGQVKWVTLSGDASSQKGEQLFRFKPRGWQQNGLLTLHTCNGTSKVKVTISSKGQVLSSEEVGHQLAQIWLHGGPSYRLQIQALVQSSSSSSISKGDSNKSKFCLKMQASSAYHRRAAPVFPATLQIKSFNKLRTCNSITIAWMGTEERSLYCVYRRQIPPDAKDIRHSSTDRCLDPEARPANERVLCKYFQELNPRRAVTTAVIGGLDPGVVYVFDVYLMRRWGLPIKYHSKMVRTRNEC from the exons ATGTCTGTTACTGTGAGCCCCTGCGCAGTGCCCATCGAATGGAGCTTGGCTGTTCGGACCCTAAAGGATAAACCCCCTAAGAAACCAcact GGAGCTCAAAAAAGAGCATGCCTGAGGTTTggtggagaggatctgcaagagAAGTCAGGATTTACTCTTACACCGGCAATGATGTAGACACCTACACCGGTCCCGTCTATGCACCAGCATCCATCTACATCCTGCGGCTGAAATCAAATGAGCAGAACACCAAGGTGTCTGCGTACATCCATGAAGGCCCTGGTCCCTCAGGTGCTTTCCCAGAGCTGCCATCTGACCCTAAAGTACACATTCTGGGGGTGGGCATGACCAGTGTCACTTTGAGCTGGTCTCCGAGTTCATCTGTTGTTGTTAAAGATGGTCACCATGGTAGTCTGCCATATCATGAATACTGTGTCTTAGTTAACCACAAACATAACTACCAAAGTCTTTGCGCTGCTCGTGAGGGGATCAGAAAGGAGAGACAGAACGTACagaaaagagagaggagagaaaaaccAGGCAAAGAGATTGTGTGGGCAACACTTAAAGACTGGTGGTGGCAGCAGCCAGATGCCCTTGAGGATCATGCATCCTCTTTGTGGGACAACCCTGAGGATCCTGGATGTGTGTGCAGGGATGTAGAAAGTGTGTGCACGGTATCAGACCTGCTTCCAGAGACACAATACTACTTTGATGTGTTTGTGGTGGACAGGGTTAATGGCACAAATGCAGCTTACACTGGCACCTTTGCCCGCACACACAAGGAGGCTCGGCAAGCCGTCACATCCTTACGAGAGGGTCAAGTCAAATGGGTCACCCTGAGTGGGGATGCAAGCAGTCAAAAGGGGGAGCAGTTGTTCCGGTTTAAGCCTCGTGGGTGGCAACAGAATGGACTTCTCACCCTGCACACCTGCAATGGCACTAGTAAAGTCAAGGTCACCATTTCCAGTAAAGGACAGGTTCTGTCTTCTGAGGAGGTGGGACACCAGCTGGCCCAGATATGGTTGCATGGTGGCCCATCATACCGCCTCCAGATTCAGGCATTGGTTCAAAGCTCTTCCTCATCTTCAATCTCTAAAGGTGATTCAAACAAGTCCAAATTCTGTCTCAAAATGCAAGCATCATCAGCTTACCACCGCCGAGCAGCACCAGTGTTTCCTGCCACTCTGCAAATTAAGTCTTTTAACAAGCTGCGTACCTGCAACTCCATTACGATTGCCTGGATGGGGACAGAAGAGCGAAGTCTCTATTGTGTTTATCGGAGGCAGATCCCACCTGATGCAAAAGACATCAGACACAGCTCTACGGACCGCTGCCTCGACCCAGAGGCCCGACCAGCCAATGAGAGAGTCCTCTGTAAGTATTTCCAAGAGCTTAACCCACGTCGGGCAGTCACAACAGCTGTAATTGGTGGATTAGATCCAGGGGTGGTATATGTGTTTGACGTCTATCTTATGAGACGCTGGGGACTTCCAATTAAGTACCACAGCAAGATGGTGAGAACCAGGAATGAATGTTAA